In Primulina eburnea isolate SZY01 unplaced genomic scaffold, ASM2296580v1 ctg557, whole genome shotgun sequence, a single window of DNA contains:
- the LOC140821377 gene encoding uncharacterized protein, whose protein sequence is MDSGFRVSIPSGDQMFTSRIVRGLELRLQQKAVRADLIVLPLPEFDIILGMDWLSSHGAVIDFRQRSVSVRPPSGKPFVFEAARHQQFPHVISCMCARKLIKRGCQTFLASIVSVSELVSQRLEDVDVVNEFSSVFPDDVSGIPPDREVEFSIELMPGTVPNTFARYS, encoded by the coding sequence ATGGATTCAGGATTCAGGGTATCGATTCCATCCGGGGATCAGATGTTCACATCCCGAATAGTGCGAGGATTAGAGCTCAGGTTACAGCAGAAAGCAGTACGGGCAGATCTTATAGTACTACCgttgccagagtttgacatcatacTAGGCATGGACTGGCTCTCTTCTCATGGAGCAGTCATAGATTTCCGCCAGAGGTCGGTGTCTGTTAGACCTCCTAGTGGGAAGCCGTTTGTATTTGAGGCAGCTAGACATCAGCAGTTCCCGCACGTCATTTCCTGCatgtgtgcgaggaagcttattaagagAGGATGCCAGACATTCTTAGCCAGCATAGTATCAGTGTCGGAGCTAGTCAGTCAGAGGCTGGAGGATGTAGATGTGGTCAACGAGTTCTCGAGCGTGTTCCCTGACGATGTTTCAGGCATTCCACCAGACCGAGAGGTGGAATTCTCTATTGAGCTCATGCCAGGGACAGTGCCGAACACTTTTGcgcgctattcttaa